From the Selenomonas sp. oral taxon 920 genome, the window TCTCGTACATTCCGCCAAGTTCCTTCATCGCGTCTGTGAGGCTCGCCGCCGCCGAGACCTGCAGCTCGATGGGACCCTCCTTCGGCGTGTCCATCTTGTTTGCACTGTCGCCGCCGCCCACGCAGCCAGCGGTGAAGAGTGCCATGGCGGTGAGACCTGCCGTAAGTAAGTTCCTAAGTTTCATGGTAGTATTCTCCTTTACAAAATAGAGTAGGCACGACCGTTTCCAAGTCGTACCCCGTGACGGAATCCGTCAGGCAAGGCGTCGTAGCAAATTTGCCTTAGATAATCCTTGCTCGGAGTGTGTGTTGGAAAAGCTGACCTTTCCCCGAATCAGCGGACAAATGTGCCGCTCTTGCCGCCGGACTTGCGCTCGAGATGAATGTCTCCGATCTCCATGCGCTTGTCAATTGCCTTGCACATATCGTAGATTGTGAGGAGTGCAACGCTCACAGCGTGCAGTGCCTCCATCTCGACCCCCGTCTCGCCTGTGACCTTTACAGTCGCAGTCGCACGTACGGCGCGGCGCGGAATCTCCTCAAGCGCGAAGTCGAGCGTGCATTTGGCGAGCGGCAGCGGGTGGCAGAGCGGGATGGTGTCCGATGTGCGCTTTGCCGCCATGATCCCTGCGATGCGTGCAACGCCGAGTACATCGCCCTTCGCCGCAGTGCCTCCCTCGATGGCGGCATAGACCGCATCGCTCACATAGATGCGTCCGCTTGCAATCGCCTCGCGGTGCGTCTTCTCCTTGCCGCTGACATCTACCATGATCGCGGCGCCGCCCTCATCGAAGTGCGTCAGTCCTGCGTTCGGCATGTGTATTCCTCCTTTCTGACCGAATGTTTTAATCATAGCGTACCTTGCATTGAAAATCAATCGTTTGCGCGCAATCTTCTGTTACAGAAAAGAGGGACAAAGGGCGCAAAAAACCTTTCTCATTTACGAAAAATCATAGAGAAAATTTATTTTATGTGGTATAATCAAT encodes:
- the moaC gene encoding cyclic pyranopterin monophosphate synthase MoaC; the protein is MPNAGLTHFDEGGAAIMVDVSGKEKTHREAIASGRIYVSDAVYAAIEGGTAAKGDVLGVARIAGIMAAKRTSDTIPLCHPLPLAKCTLDFALEEIPRRAVRATATVKVTGETGVEMEALHAVSVALLTIYDMCKAIDKRMEIGDIHLERKSGGKSGTFVR